The genomic interval AGACAAGTTTTCTGTATATagtccggctgtcctggaactcactctgtagaccaggctggcctcatacgtATGGAGATCCCTCTGTctatgtctcctgagtgctgggattaaagatatgtgccaacactgcctgatGACTCCAATTCTTAATTCTGTGACTTTGAGTCGGATGGCCCCATCCTAATCCTGCTCCTCCATGCATCCCACGCCAGTCTCCCTGAGAGTCTAGCCCTGATTTGCAAACATGGTCATCCTGCTCATTCCAGCCTCACCTCCTAACTGTCCCTTTTGGTCTCTGAGCAAACATGTCAGAAGCTAGGCCAAGAAGGCATAGCAGGGAAACAAAGGCAAAGCAAGGGCTGGATCATAGAGATCTAAGGCAGATGCTGCCACCTATATTCCCAAGCTCTAAGCAGAAACCAGAACACCCAGGGGTGGCTGAAGGAAACACACTGTGAGTCCACCTGGGGCTGGCCAGGTCCTGCCACCCACCAGGCTTCTGTGGCATACCTGTACCAGTTGGTAAGTGTCATCATGACATGCAGAGAGGCCAGCACCAGGCAGAAGTGGAAGAAGGAGTAGCTGTAGGTGACACCATCCTGTTCATTGTCATAGGCTTGGCCATCGCTGACGgccacctgctgctgctgcaccaTCTCTGCTGGACACTCCTCTGTCTGCATCAGGCTGTTGACCTGACGGTGGTCAGAGGATCGCAGGCtgtgggaggggaaggcaggctgTTAGGGCCACTAACAGAGGTGGGCAGACAGACACAACAGGGTGTGTCTGGAAGTGGTCACAGTACTGGGTAGTCTTGGCTCCTTGGAggcccaggaacaaacaaactgTTCAGACCCTCAGCTCTATTCCAATTCCTTATGTCCCTGAGTAAAATACACCCTCTGTGAACCCTGGATTCCCTCAACACGTCTCACGAATGCCCTGTATAAACTAGTCATTTCCAACCATTCCCAGaataggtgctggaaactgagtaTGGAGAACTGAGTACCAAGTATTGAAAAGCACcaaaccaggctggagagatggctcagttgttaagagcactgacagctcttccagaggccctgagttcaattcccagcaaccacatggtggttcacaaccatctgtaatgggatctgatgccttcttctgttgtgtctgaaggcagttacagtgtactcgtcatatatatgtgtatgtgtgtatgaattataaatataaatatatttataatatatataataaataaaatttttagaaaaaagaaaagtaccaaaccaggagctgcttAAGTttttatcaatttgacacaaactagggatgtctaggaagagggaacctcaattgagaaactgcctctATCAGAACAGCTTCTAGGTAGTCTTTGGGCTGTCATCTAGATTAATCACCACTGCAGGAGGACCCAGGAAGACCCAGCgcactgtgggtgatgccacccAGGACAGGTAGCcctggactgtataagaaagcaggctgagccaggtggtggtagggcacacctttaatcccagcccttgggaggcagaggcaggtggatttctgagttcgaggccagcctggtctacagagtgagttccagaacagccaggactacacagagaaaccctgtctcgaaaaaacaaagagaagaagaagaagaagaagaagaagaagaagaagaagaagaagaagaagaagaagaagaagaagaagaagaagaagaagaagaagaagaagaaagaaagaaagctgagcaagccatagggagcaagccagaaaggaatgttcctccatggctcctgcttcctTCCAGGTTCCCGCCTCGAGTTCTGGTTTTGACATCTTTCTGGGATAGTTGTAGCCTGGAAGCGTAAGGTGAAgtaaaacctttcctcccaagttaattttgattgtggtatttatcacagcaacagaaggaaaattaATACAGGTTGTTTATTGAGGTGGAgagtatatgggtgtgtgtgtgtgtgtgtgtgtgtgtgtgtgtgtgtgtgtgtacatgtggatgtaCTTGCCTATAGTAACAttgtgtgcacgtgcatatgtgcgtgcatatatgttcatgcatgtatatgtgtacacatgtgcatgtctgtgtgtgtgtctgtgtatatgcatgtgtgtgcacgtgtgtgtctctgtgtgtgcacatgtgcgtgtgtgtctctgtgcatgtgcatgtgtgtatatatgtgcacatgtgtgcacatgtgtgtgcattacatgtgtgtgtgcgtgtgcgtgtgtgtgtgcgtgtgcgtgtgtgtgtgtgtgtaaacacttGTGTAAGCCAGAAGATGATGTTAGGTTTCTTCCTCAACTGCGTAGCTACTgtagtttttgaggcagagtctctcattgatCCTAGAAGGTGACATTTCAGAATCACTGGCTGAGCAGCGACTCCCCCTGTCCCAAACCTGCAGGGCGGGGTTACAGAAGTGTGCTTCAGGTATATGCTGGAGACTCACATTCAGGCCCTCATGTACAGCTATAGTCTATCTACTGCACCATCATCCCGGCACTCTGGTTGTTTTATTGACCatttcaagtagcccaggctggcccagaactcagtcACGATATAGCCCAGGTTGTTCTAAAACTCACAGGaaccctccctcctgcctttgcctcccaattacaggcatgagccatgtCTGGAAACCTTGAGCTTTATTAGTCTTAAGGATTTTGTTTTAGCAATTGCTTTCATGTTTATGAAAAGAAGCAGGgcgaggggggagggggagtcagtAGCCAAGCACTGGCCAATCACAAGCCAAGCCCCTGCTGGATCTCAGCGTTGAAAAGAAAGACCAAATAATGCCATAGGTTGTCAAAGTGGCTCAGTGAGGTAAAAGGCTTTGCTGCACAAGCctgtgacctgagtttcatcctcagaacccatgtgacctccacatgtatgccatggtACATGCACTTTATCTTCTGGGTGCCAGCCTTTCTTGGACTTTTGAATGAATCAGTACATTAAACACTTGgggggtttctttctttttctttctttcttcctttctttcttttctttttcttttttttcttttNNNNNNNNNNNNNNNNNNNNNNNNNNNNNNNNNNNNNNNNNNNNNNNNNNNNNNNNNNNNNNNNNNNNNNNNNNNNNNNNNNNNNNNNNNNNNNNNNNNNNcctggctgtcctggaactcactctgtagaccaggccagcctcgaactcagaaatccgcctgcctctgcttcccaagtgctggattaaaggcatgtgccatcaccgcccagcaggattttctttttttaaccttattGTTTTTTACacgcactggtgttttgcctgcttgtctgtctatacaaggatgtcagatccctggagttacagacagttgtgagctgctgcatgggtgctgggaattgaacccgggtcctttagaagaataatcagtgctcttaaccaaggagccatctcttcagccacttACTTGGAAAGGTCTACAGCTTGTGTCTTAATACTTTGATTCTTTTGCTGTTTCTACTGGTCCATAGCAttgttttaataaatgttataagaaaaaaaaaagttttcacaAAAACAATAGATAGGACCAGGGGTGTGGCTTAGCGGGTTGAGTcactggctgccaagcctgatgatatgagttcaatccccagagagagaaccaactaaaagggtcattttcttgattaatgattgatgtgggagggccgagcctactgtgggtagtgccacccctgggcagatgaGCCTAGATtgtttaagaaagcaaactgagagtGCTACCAAAAGCAAACCAGCAAGCAGAGTTCTGCCATAGTGGACTGTGAGTGAGGtgtataagacaaataaacctttcccttaCCATTTGCTGGatttggtgtttatcacagccatagaaagctCTCCAGTCCTCCCTCACTCCCCCACTCAGTACCCCTCCCAGAGCCCAAGCCCATGGTACCTAATGAAGAAGGTGCATAGGATGAAGATGACGAGGCCCACGATGCTCGGGGCATCCCACCACACTGTGCTATAGTCTTCCAGGTCCACTTGGCCTGTTCCGTTCTTAGTGGGCAGGTGAGGGTTGCATTTTTGGTCTGGGGAAGGAACACAGACACCTTGAACCTCTAGCTGACTGGATCTAGGAGTCAGGGAACTTTGAGGACAGGCAGAGAGCTGACCTAagaggacagacacacacacacacacacacacacacacacacttgacctTCTAAGGACCAGCAGCAGAGAGCATGTGGCATATACAATAAAAGACAATCCCAGGAGCAAATGAGAccctcatgctcacacacacacacacacacacaccctgtgccTCTGGGTGTCCTGGACACCTGAGATGTCTCTCACACTTCAGCAGGCTGCACTGGACCAGCGGCCTGTTCACACTTACCAGGTACGTTGGACAGGGCAGACCAGGTGACAAACATTGTATACAAGGTTATGACGGAGGCTTGCAGCAGACCTGAGTTGGGCTGGGCATCCTGGCGATAAGAGTTCATAGGTAAGAGCCCAGGCCACTCAGCTTACCAGATCACCCACCGCTCCTTCCTACCCAAAACGGGAGCCCTAATTCTTTCTCTCCACACCCCCAGATGACCAGCACCCTTTCTTCTACAAATGTTCAGGTAGGCTTCTCCAGTTTGCTCAGCCTCACTCCCCCTGTCACACTCCAGACACCCCAACACTCAGCCTGCTCTGCAGACCCCTTCCCCCTCCATGGCTTTGAAAGCAGCCATATTCCCGGCCCCTCTGACTGGGGGCGAAGGGAGTGAgtggaagagaggaaaataaGGGCCTGAGCTCCTGCCATGGTAAAGCGTGCCCTACCAACTCCCTGCCTTTGATCCACAGAGCTCTGCAACCAAACTCATTTTGTTTGGCCTTGACTCCTACTGATGGATTTCCCCCACTCCGCACTCCATGCACAAGCTCTGGAGCCAGCCcaccttagttcaaatcccagccctaCTCTTTACTAGCCTTGGCTAAgtctcctcttcatcttctttctgtagatgggtgtgtttgtgtgtgtgtgtgtgtgtgtgtgtgtgtgtgtgtgtgagaaagagagagagagagagagagagagagagagagagagagtgccatGTGCGTGTttgggtgtgtgagtgtatgcatgtatgtgtgtatgagtgtgcatgtacatgtacatgtgtgtattatgACAGAATGTGagtgtatgcatttatgtatgtgtgagtgtgcatatgtgtatgtatgtacatgtgtatatgtgtatacaagtgtatgtgtgtatgtgagtgtgagtatatgcatgtctgtgtatgtgtgaatgtgtgtgtgtgcatgcacatgcatatgaagGCCAGAAGGCAATCTCAGCTGCTGATCCATCTCCTTTGTGTTTTTTGTGACAAGGGTTCTCGGTAGGACCTGGTGCTTGTCAGTTTGACTGGACTGGCAGTCTCTACCTCCCAGCTCTAGGGTTAAAAGCATACCTGACCTTttgacatggtgctggggatcaaacccggGCCCTCATGCTGGTACAGGGagcactttactggctgagccattccCACCCCCTCTCACTCCTTTAAGCCTGTTTGCTCCTCACTGAAGCAGAGATGACAGACAATCTGAGGAATGAGAGACACGAGTGACAGGGATGGCTggctcctgccttcctccttcctgtacTTCCTCACAGCAGAGAGTGGTGACAGCTGGTGCCCACCCAATGAGCCCTGTGTGCATCTCCCTTCATAGGCTCCAACCTTCACCATAGGAAATGAAGgctctgggcagaagagaggccCCCAACCTCTGTACTAATGACTCCCCCCAAGCTTAAGCTACCTATGAACACTGAGATCCAAACTGGGAAGTCCTTGTGAAAGGACCATTCTGCCAGCCCTGTCCATTGTCACAGAGGATCTGGGATAGGAAGTTAGTAAATTGCACCCCACTCCCTGATACCTCCTTTTGAATTCTGAACATCATTTCTCTTGACTGGCACAACATTAGTTACTATAGCAACAGATGGAGTCCACCTGATACCTATCTGCCTAGTCAGACTTCCATCCTGAGAGCAACCCCAAAGAGCATTTTCCACTCGAGGAGGAAGAGGCACAGCATGGTTAAAGCACtttcctagggctggagagatggctcagaggttgagagcactgactgctcctccagaggtgagttcaatttccagcaaccacatggtggctcacaaccatctgtaattaaatctggcgccctcttctggagcacAGGCATACGTGCAGGCAGAACATCCGCAAAGGGGTTTTTCCTCACCTGGACCTTGGGCAGGACAGCGATGatggaaacacagacacagaaggtGAGGTTGAGGCTGATGAAGACCTTGCCCTCGTGGCAGGCACCAGGTTCCGTGTAGTAGACAAACATCAGTGCCACACCGGCGATGGACAACAGGTAGAAGAGGAAGGTGAAGAAGAAAAGGCCTGGGCAGAGGGGGGCAGAGGAACGCTCAGATCCAGGGAGGAACACCAGTCACCCCAGGGGACTGAGCGGCTCTCCTGCCACCGGCCTCAGTTTCCTAATGCAGGGAGTGGCTCCCCACGGCGCCTTTCTGAATCCAACCTATAGCGACTCGTATGCTCTGAAGGTAACTGTCACTCTGAGTACAATAAAGACAAACAGGACTGTAGACATCATTGCACCTGTTtttccagggctgaagagatggctgcagttcagcatttaagagcactctCTGCCCTTacagggacccacatggtggctcacaaccatccgtaccTCCAGTCCCAGCTGATGTGACACCCTCTGCTGACCTTCatagacccccccacacacacagtgcatagacatacatgcaggcaaatacgaatacacataaaataatccaaaataattatatatatatagaatatgaGAGATCCagctttatatttcattatactTAATCTATACCTAAAGTTTGAGTTTGAGTTAGATAACTTCAACAGCCTTGTAGCTTGAATATGCTAAAATTTTGTAATCAAGAAAAATAGTTATCAATAACTAATCCAGCAATAAACCCAGGCTCCAATTCAAACTCAAAATATTCCATTTTCTAAAATAGCCACATTGATGcgattgttgttgctgctgttactgttgctttgagacagggtttctctatgcagtcttggctgtcctagaacttgctctgtaaaccaagccagcctcaaactccccaaccagcctctgcctccagagtgttggaattaaactatgtaccaccatgccaggaCCTTTATTGTATCTTTTGAGACGGGGTATATATCATGCAGCTCAGTATTTagtagaggctggccttgaactcttgaccctcctttctctaccttccaTATGCTGGGCTTAGAGGTATGAGTATCATacttagctttgtgtgtgtgtgtgtgtgtgtgtgtgtgtgtgtgtgtgtgtgtgtgtgtacacgtgcatgcatgtgttgatGTGTGGGGGCACCTGTGCCATGACACAcatatgaaagtcagaggacgACTCTGTGGATTCTATTACGATTCTCTTCTCCCACATTTATgtaagttctggggatcaaactcaggttactGGGTTTGTGTGACAAATGCTTTCACCTTATTGCCACTGTCATAGTCAACTTNNNNNNNNNNgaactcagaaatccgcctgcctctgcctcccaagtgctgggattaaaggcatgcgccaccaccaccccccccaccGCCATAGTCAACTGTTAACTGGCACAACCTAGAGTCAGTTGAGAAAAGAGTCTCAAATGAAGAGCTGCCCAAATCAGATTGGCCTGCGGGAGGCCAATGTCTGTAGACGACTGCCTTGcttattaattgatgtaggagggctcagcccactgtgggtggctcgattccctaggcaggtggtcctcaGCTGTGTAAGATGGCTAATTAAGCATGGGCCTGTGAGCAGCCAGCTAGTAACATACTTCTGtggctccttccttttttcttgagacaggttttctctgtatagctctgcctgtcctagATGCTCTATAGAGCAGGCCAACCTAGAGCTCAGAggcttgcctctccctcctaagtgctgagacgaaaagcatgcaccatcactgcccagctcacatCATGcttttttgtgtgggttctggtaATATAAACTCAGGTCGTCATATTTTCGAAGAGCAATAAGTGCTAGCCCAGCCTTTCTTGCAGACTTACAAGAAGGGCGAAAGATTCAGCAGGGCAACTGCGGCTAGGATTTCAATGACCAGACACCACTTAAAGGACGGTCGAGCCACCATCCAAAGAGCCTGGCCCATTCCCTGCTGTGTGCAGTCTGTCCTACAGAAGCTACTGACCCCGCCACCTCAGGGCCCCCCAGGCAGCTTCCCACAACCAGTCTCTGCCTTCACCCCTCCCCAAGCTTCCTTAACTCCAGACCCCGATACATGAGGCACCCAGACCCTAATGTGGTGAGAGATTCAGCAGGGCACTGACCTGCATACCAGGCTGGGGAGTCACACTCCTCGGCCTTACACAGCCACCGCTGATTCCAGGAGTGGGCAAAGTCAACAAACAGGATCAGCTggatgaggatgaagaggaaggacCCCACGACGCCAAAGTAGAACCAGACTGTGGGGAGAGGGCTgtgaggcaggaggctggggcCACAGGAGCAGCTGTGGGGACGGCAGGGCCCCAGGGGTCCTAGCATAACTTCGGTCAGGCATTCCTTCTCAAACACACAGACTCATTCAGTAGTCCCTCATGCCATACTCTGTCTGCATGGGGGACACCCAGAGAAGTAAAGTCTCCCTCTCAGGGTTTGACCAAGTAGCGCTGAAGCTAGAGGGTCCCTGATCCTGGTGTCAAAGCCAAGCATCAGGATGCTATCTAGTGAAGGGAATGTTGAGGACCAGCTGCCGCCAGGAGTCAGTGAGATGCCAAGGCAAAGAGCCACCCGCCCTCCCACCCTCCTTGctgcccctcccctccactgTCCCCGGAGCCACCTACTCTTGGGAAAGGAGCCATCAGGGATGTAGAAGGCACCCACGGTGATACCCACAAGGATCAGGaacttaaaaaaccaaaacctgcaGGAGAAATGAGGAGAGCTGAGCGGTGGACGGCAAGGATATACGTGTGAACTCAGGCAAACCAATAACCTCTCTGAGCTTTTTCCTCATTCGAAAAATGGATGTGAGGaagggttgaggagatggctcaagcGGTGAAGTAACTGGCATGCAGGCATGACGACTGACATTTGATCTTTAGTAACCCCATAAAAACCCAGACATGCATGTCCCTGGGGGCTGGCTAGCCAGGCTAGCGGAATCAGCCCTAGGTGAGACATCCTGTTTCACAAAATGAAAGGTGGGGATGGCTCCTAGGAACAACTGAGGCTGACCTCTAGCTTCTAATGAGTCTGATGGTGTGGTGTAAAGATCTCTGGGgacaggcagagaggagaaaagcCCTCCAGGGGAATATGCCAGGGTGTAGGTGGTCGCCCCTCACCCATTCTGGATGGCTGCTCTCGGGTCCCGGCTACTGCGGACACAGATCATTAACagcatgaagaagaagaaaaatgctgCCGTGGCAAAACACATGCGGTAGACAGCGCGGAAACCCAGCAGGGAGCCGCAGTCCAGGGGGCCGTGCAGGACCACAGGTTCCTGGGCCCTGTCCTCACACACCCAGGGCAGCTGTGGAGACAACAGGGAGGATTGAGGGCCCCCCATCCACCAGAACCCAGCCGTCTGCCATCAGGTCTGagtctgcctccatctccaagaCCTGTGTCCCATCCTGTGCTGGTCTGTATACTAAGAAAGCCCCCCCCCCNNNNNNNNNNACGGCTCCCGCCTAGCTGACCATTTCCCTGCCGCTCCACGCCCCCCTCCCGTAGTCTACCCCCTATTTCAATACGAAGCCCTGCTTCTCAGAACggtcttcccctccttccttcagtAGAACCCCTAAGAGGCCTACGGAACTCCCAGGAGAGTCAGCCTCTGTACAAATGCGCAGGGATTCACACCCATGCTCCGGCCAAAACAAGTGCTGGGCTTCAGCACTCGAGGGGAGACGCCCTCCCGGGACCTGCCTGCAGAGGGCAGTCGTGATGAATAGGATTCTCTGCTGAGATCCACCCTGTAGGAGGTTCAGGTGTCCTCCCACCCTTGCCACCTGCACACCATCAGTACCTGGAACTTCAGCCTCTTACCTTGCCTGTGGAAGGCGGGGCGGTCCGGGCGCCTCCCTAGCCCCTCCCCGACACTCACCTTGTAAAGCTGACTCTCCACTCCGGGGCTCAGCATTATGATGGATACCAGCACCCCCAAGAAGAGGAAGCAGGTGAAGAGGAGGCGGCTCACGGTGGAGTTGCGGGTTGAGGGGCAACAGCCGCATAGGATGCAGGGTGCAGAGCCGCAGAGGCAGGATGCCTAGGGGAGACAGGGACAGTAGCCTCGTTAGTCCCCTTCCCCACGTGGGCACGAAGCACCCACCCGCTGCAGCATCTTAGTCTTCAAGTCTGATGAGCTGGGGAGATGACCCCCCATTTAATCTTCTAGCCAGGGACTGAAACTGAATCCATGCAGGACCACAAAACCCGCAGGCAGCAGAAGATGGCTGGGGTCACTCTGTTTATCGCTTAGGTGGAGgtagtggttaaaaaaaaatccagagggTCAACTGTCACTGATGAATGACCTATGTGACCTGTCACTCAACCCTTAACCCcagagggtggggggtggggaggcagaatcACAACAGTAGGCACTCTTTACAGGTAGTcatgagagaaggaagaaaggaatttaaaaaaatttttaaggaatttttttttaaagatttatttattttacttatgtaagtacactgtcactgtcttcagacacaccagaagagagcaccaaattccattacagatggttgtgagccaccatgtgggtgtcaggaattgaactcagaaccccctagaagagccagtgctcttcagggcactgagccatctcttcagccctgggtGTTTAAACTGTAAatccaagccaggtgtggtggctcatgactatAATCCTTGGGGCAgcaggatcaagagttcaaggccagcctcagctacatagtgagtttgaggtgtACCTGAATGCCATGAGACCtgtttcagacagacagacagacagacagacagacagacagacagacagaatgcaaTCCCCTTGAGAGCCCTGTCTCTTCCCCAGTTACTCTCTATGACTCTAATGTTCTTTGTATCTCGTCTGTCTTGTACCTTCCTTGTAACAGgatggattatttatttatttattgtctgctTTGTTCACGGGGTCAGACCCAGACACAGTACCGGGAACCTATTAGAGAATCATAAATTACGTGTTCAATGAACTTGAAGTGTCCAGCCAAGAACCAGATACATGTTAAGACAGGCATTCAAACATCTGGAATGGAGACTTCTCTGCAGCTGTGTTTTGCCTGGGGCTGACCGCATTCTGGGCAGCAGGTGGTGACATAACACTTCCCATCATCTCTCCTGGGCTGAAACCACTGAGTGACTCAGGAGGCTACACTGTCACTGAGTCACCGAAGAAAAGCCTCACTCCTCTGGAAAGCCAGTCCCTTCAAGCACAAGCCTTAAGGAAACAGACTCCCTGGCCAGCCGCAAACAGTCCAAGTCCTCAACCAGGTACTGAAGAACCCAAGAGCAACAGTCTTTGGTGGATCTTAAGAACTTACAGCACACGTTGCCCGCATTCAAGCAACTCTTCAGGCTACTCAGAGATGCACACTTCTGTAACAGAGCAAACCAGGCTGGTTTGGACTGGGTAATGGCAAGTCCTAAGAAGGCCTCCCTGAGGAACTGACTTAAGGTGAGGGCTTAAAGGATCAGGAGGCAACGCCAGACCCAGAGGGGAAAGACTTCCTGCCCACCTGGGGCATTTGAGGAAGGAATGTGGAGAAGGCACATGTGTTCTCTGAGATGCTGATGGGACCAGACATGCGGCCTACCCTGGTTTTCATCCAAAGGACAACGGACACCCTCTGAGGGTACACAGCCCCGGCTGCAGAAACGCCCTCACCCATAGGATCAGCTTGGCTGACTGAAGCTTCCGAAGCTCTGGCTCCTCTGAGAACTTTCTGGACCCATTAGGGACACAACACTGTGTTACTTACTGCCTTCCCATCTGCCTCTTCTCCCAGACTGAAACCTCCCTGGAAAAACTCTCTGTCCCTCACAAAGCCAAGTGCCACAAGGATGCTG from Mastomys coucha isolate ucsf_1 unplaced genomic scaffold, UCSF_Mcou_1 pScaffold18, whole genome shotgun sequence carries:
- the Serinc2 gene encoding serine incorporator 2, translating into MGACLGACSLLSCASCLCGSAPCILCGCCPSTRNSTVSRLLFTCFLFLGVLVSIIMLSPGVESQLYKLPWVCEDRAQEPVVLHGPLDCGSLLGFRAVYRMCFATAAFFFFFMLLMICVRSSRDPRAAIQNGFWFFKFLILVGITVGAFYIPDGSFPKIWFYFGVVGSFLFILIQLILFVDFAHSWNQRWLCKAEECDSPAWYAGLFFFTFLFYLLSIAGVALMFVYYTEPGACHEGKVFISLNLTFCVCVSIIAVLPKVQDAQPNSGLLQASVITLYTMFVTWSALSNVPDQKCNPHLPTKNGTGQVDLEDYSTVWWDAPSIVGLVIFILCTFFISLRSSDHRQVNSLMQTEECPAEMVQQQQVAVSDGQAYDNEQDGVTYSYSFFHFCLVLASLHVMMTLTNWYSPGETRKMISTWTSVWVKICASWAGLFLYLWTLVAPLLLPNRDFS